A section of the Rummeliibacillus pycnus genome encodes:
- a CDS encoding alanine/glycine:cation symporter family protein: MSWFDNILSEVNTILYSYVLIILLIGAGLFFSIKTKFIQFRLIPEMFKLLTEKAPKDKSGRKGISSFQAFTVSAASRIGTGNIAGVATAIALGGPGAVFWMWIVALIGGASALIESTLAQVYKVKDQSTGMYRGGPAYYMEKGLKKRWMGVLFAIVITLTYGFVFNAVQANTITIAFKESFGTDRVVVGIILAVLTGIIVFGGLKRIVSVTQIIVPVMAIAYIFIALLVVVLNITELPKVLVLIIKSAFGLKEAFAGMLGAAIMNGVKRGLFSNEAGMGSAPNAAATASVTHPVKQGLIQTLGVFIDTILVCTSTAAIVLLSDAYLKSNAASVNLTQASLVGNLGDWAGIFLAVAVFLFAFSTVIGNYYYGETNIGFIKKSKTSLLIFRIFVVAFVMFGSVAKVQVVWDLADLFMAIMAIINLLAILMLWKVAKPVINDYLTQRKKGKDPVFYKKDVPNIGDVNCWGYEEEDR; the protein is encoded by the coding sequence ATGTCTTGGTTTGATAATATACTAAGCGAAGTAAATACAATTTTGTATTCGTATGTATTAATTATATTGTTAATAGGAGCAGGTCTTTTCTTTAGCATTAAAACAAAGTTTATTCAATTTCGATTGATTCCTGAAATGTTTAAACTTCTTACAGAAAAAGCCCCAAAAGATAAATCAGGAAGAAAAGGAATATCCTCATTCCAAGCCTTTACAGTGTCTGCTGCATCTCGTATTGGTACTGGTAATATTGCAGGGGTTGCAACAGCAATTGCACTAGGTGGGCCAGGTGCTGTATTTTGGATGTGGATAGTTGCATTAATTGGTGGAGCATCTGCACTAATTGAAAGTACATTAGCACAGGTTTATAAAGTTAAAGATCAAAGTACTGGAATGTATCGTGGTGGCCCTGCCTATTATATGGAAAAGGGTTTAAAAAAACGATGGATGGGTGTTCTGTTTGCAATTGTTATTACGTTAACATATGGTTTTGTTTTTAATGCGGTACAAGCAAACACCATTACAATTGCTTTTAAAGAAAGCTTTGGTACAGATCGCGTCGTTGTTGGTATAATATTAGCTGTTTTAACAGGAATTATTGTCTTTGGTGGATTAAAACGTATTGTAAGTGTCACTCAAATAATTGTTCCGGTTATGGCGATTGCTTATATATTCATTGCACTCCTTGTTGTGGTTTTAAATATTACAGAACTTCCAAAAGTGTTAGTTCTTATTATTAAATCTGCTTTTGGATTAAAAGAAGCATTTGCAGGAATGCTAGGAGCAGCAATCATGAATGGGGTTAAACGTGGTTTATTCTCCAACGAAGCGGGTATGGGTTCTGCCCCGAATGCAGCAGCAACAGCATCAGTTACTCACCCTGTAAAGCAAGGTTTAATTCAAACATTAGGTGTATTTATTGATACAATACTAGTTTGTACTTCAACTGCAGCAATCGTATTACTAAGTGATGCATATCTTAAATCGAATGCAGCTTCAGTAAATTTAACACAAGCTTCATTGGTTGGAAATCTAGGTGATTGGGCAGGAATCTTTTTAGCAGTAGCCGTATTTTTGTTTGCATTTAGTACGGTTATTGGTAACTACTACTATGGTGAAACAAATATTGGTTTTATTAAAAAGTCAAAAACTAGCTTACTAATATTCCGTATTTTTGTAGTAGCTTTTGTAATGTTTGGTTCCGTAGCAAAAGTTCAAGTTGTATGGGATTTAGCGGATCTATTTATGGCTATTATGGCGATCATAAACTTGCTTGCTATTCTGATGCTTTGGAAAGTAGCAAAACCAGTTATTAACGATTACTTAACTCAACGTAAAAAAGGGAAAGACCCAGTATTCTACAAGAAGGACGTACCAAATATTGGCGATGTAAATTGTTGGGGCTACGAAGAAGAAGATCGTTAA
- a CDS encoding efflux RND transporter permease subunit, producing the protein MIRLIEGIMKRSVLILTVVVLILAWGAMSAFQMQRDYLPPINNTALIVTIQADQYQADQVKQIITSKVEEAVGTVNRLDYMESNSFDGGLMASLYFPSHTNMEKAENDVRSVIEKVKWPDGVKTPQITRVSTNSFPVMRISLKSGSDEINENQLRTSLQEKVASEIKHIPGVREVRVTGAGKDGFILTLNEELLNKYDLTIKDVQNALSSIQPALSQGTIQATGGLEGKITIPFRVKDWPVTTSYLRNVKIPTKNGGSISLQEVAKIDQNIIDLKTISRTGGQPSVILDILKTPSANVTDVTERINERIKINPEIKSGAIDFSVLLDQGNEINSALQGLIKEGLLGVIFSIVCVFLFFKNVRSTIIIALSLLICLLATTAILHVMDVSLNILTISGLIVAMGRVVDDSIVVIDNIYRKLKNETGGQVTKRQLAVGVVEMIPAISSSTATTVAVFLPISLIGGMISSAFSGFAWSVVIALVTSLAVSILIVPTLAYSLLKKKTLSKSVELEKKAQDVLQRVFLRKKMIAMLAVFLVGITIIRAFFIPLNFFPNGNIKDVAIQVELPEQALLSDVDAEVRNIETILKNIPEVKTYSSTLGSSFTPMFDDVFDEGGGWIQKQNIANISVVVKDTTDIDLFVEKLRNQLGVLSTTAVYTVSNQNISGDDSRLKVILSGTDQRKLEAASILVRSKLQMIPGLSIEGTANDADTPIKHYLSLNIEKIQRLGIHINEVINRINSYLPQKIRMDLTTVDNITPIELRIDKQELLIGTDPQPEKTILSKIGNETFIAKDGSKVSLAEIATLQTSSQTMISERDGRPFSAITGNIITRDIGNVTKQVKDTMESLNLPSGVEYSIGGISQQVKQMIMEMSLALALSLLLVLMIISAVFRGWQAPIAVLLCIPMAMIGSVWSMTIFQIEWNLAALIGLLMLTGIVVTNGIVLVDKIERNLAEGMETRQAILLGTATRVRPVLITAGTTILTLLPLAFSNNGNTVVSQTLSIVVIGGMTTSTVICLLVIPIVYEWLSKKGTKTKDTNEKQVAA; encoded by the coding sequence ATGATTCGATTGATTGAGGGAATCATGAAACGATCGGTACTCATTCTTACGGTTGTTGTTCTCATTTTAGCATGGGGTGCAATGTCAGCATTCCAGATGCAACGTGACTATTTACCGCCTATTAACAATACGGCACTAATTGTAACTATTCAAGCAGATCAATACCAAGCAGATCAGGTTAAGCAAATCATTACTTCTAAAGTAGAAGAAGCTGTCGGAACAGTGAATAGGCTAGACTATATGGAGTCTAACTCATTTGATGGAGGTTTGATGGCGAGTCTTTACTTTCCTAGTCATACAAATATGGAGAAAGCAGAAAACGATGTCAGGTCCGTGATTGAAAAGGTGAAATGGCCTGATGGTGTAAAAACACCTCAAATCACCCGTGTCAGTACAAACTCGTTTCCAGTCATGCGAATAAGTTTGAAGAGCGGTTCTGATGAAATAAATGAAAATCAATTGCGTACCTCACTTCAAGAAAAAGTAGCCAGCGAAATTAAACATATACCGGGTGTTAGGGAAGTTCGCGTAACTGGGGCAGGAAAAGATGGATTCATATTGACATTAAATGAGGAGTTACTAAACAAATATGATTTAACGATAAAAGATGTCCAAAATGCACTCTCATCTATTCAACCAGCTTTATCGCAGGGAACAATCCAAGCAACAGGTGGATTAGAGGGGAAAATAACGATTCCATTCCGAGTGAAAGATTGGCCAGTCACAACCTCTTACCTGAGAAATGTAAAAATACCAACTAAAAATGGTGGCTCTATAAGTTTACAAGAGGTTGCAAAAATCGACCAAAATATTATCGACTTAAAAACTATTTCTAGAACTGGAGGGCAGCCAAGTGTTATTCTTGATATTTTAAAAACCCCTTCAGCAAACGTTACTGATGTAACCGAAAGAATAAATGAAAGAATCAAGATCAATCCAGAAATAAAATCTGGGGCTATTGATTTTTCAGTGTTATTAGATCAAGGAAATGAAATTAATTCTGCATTACAAGGATTAATAAAGGAAGGTTTACTTGGAGTTATCTTTTCAATTGTATGTGTATTTTTATTTTTCAAGAATGTTCGCTCTACTATTATCATCGCCTTGTCTTTGCTAATTTGTCTTCTTGCTACAACTGCAATACTTCATGTTATGGATGTTAGTTTAAATATCTTAACTATTTCTGGTTTAATAGTGGCGATGGGGCGTGTAGTTGATGATTCCATTGTGGTTATTGACAATATATATCGTAAGCTTAAGAACGAAACAGGCGGCCAAGTTACCAAACGCCAGTTAGCGGTAGGGGTCGTCGAGATGATTCCAGCTATCTCTTCTTCTACTGCAACCACCGTAGCTGTATTTCTACCTATTTCACTCATTGGTGGCATGATTAGCTCGGCTTTTTCTGGATTCGCCTGGTCCGTTGTAATTGCACTTGTGACTTCACTTGCAGTTTCTATCTTGATTGTACCTACATTGGCCTATAGCCTTTTGAAAAAAAAGACCCTTTCCAAGTCAGTTGAATTGGAGAAGAAAGCTCAAGACGTTCTCCAAAGAGTATTTTTGAGAAAAAAAATGATTGCTATGCTCGCTGTGTTCCTGGTTGGAATTACAATTATCAGAGCTTTCTTTATTCCGTTAAACTTTTTTCCAAATGGAAATATAAAAGATGTAGCAATTCAGGTTGAACTACCTGAGCAAGCCCTACTTTCAGATGTAGATGCTGAAGTGAGAAATATTGAAACCATTTTAAAGAACATTCCAGAGGTGAAAACCTATTCTTCTACACTAGGTTCTTCGTTTACACCGATGTTTGACGATGTTTTTGATGAAGGGGGAGGATGGATACAGAAACAAAATATTGCAAATATCTCAGTTGTGGTCAAAGATACAACTGATATTGATCTATTTGTGGAAAAGTTACGTAATCAGCTGGGGGTGTTATCAACAACAGCTGTTTACACGGTATCCAATCAAAATATTTCAGGAGATGATTCTAGGTTAAAAGTCATTCTCTCAGGGACAGATCAACGCAAACTTGAAGCTGCTTCCATTTTAGTTAGAAGTAAACTTCAAATGATACCTGGGCTAAGTATCGAAGGCACAGCCAATGACGCTGATACACCAATCAAACACTATCTTTCACTAAATATTGAAAAAATCCAGAGATTAGGTATTCATATAAATGAAGTTATCAATAGAATAAACAGCTATTTGCCGCAAAAGATAAGAATGGATCTAACCACCGTAGACAATATAACTCCTATAGAGCTTCGGATAGATAAACAGGAACTTCTCATTGGTACAGATCCACAACCTGAAAAGACCATTTTATCCAAAATTGGCAATGAAACATTTATCGCTAAGGATGGCTCAAAAGTATCTTTAGCAGAAATAGCTACCTTACAGACAAGTTCTCAAACCATGATTAGTGAACGGGATGGTCGACCATTTTCCGCTATAACAGGAAATATTATTACAAGAGACATCGGAAACGTAACTAAGCAAGTGAAAGATACAATGGAAAGTCTGAATTTACCTTCGGGTGTTGAATATTCGATTGGAGGGATCTCTCAACAAGTCAAACAAATGATAATGGAAATGAGCCTTGCATTAGCCTTATCCCTTCTTCTTGTGCTCATGATTATCAGTGCCGTATTTCGTGGTTGGCAAGCACCAATTGCTGTATTGCTTTGCATTCCAATGGCGATGATTGGTTCGGTGTGGAGTATGACGATTTTTCAAATCGAATGGAATTTGGCAGCATTGATTGGGTTGTTAATGCTCACTGGAATCGTGGTAACAAACGGAATTGTCCTCGTCGATAAAATTGAAAGAAATCTTGCAGAAGGAATGGAAACTAGACAAGCAATTTTACTTGGAACAGCAACAAGGGTTAGACCTGTATTAATAACTGCAGGAACAACTATCTTAACACTACTTCCATTAGCATTTTCAAATAATGGCAATACAGTTGTTTCTCAAACACTTAGCATTGTCGTAATTGGTGGTATGACCACTTCAACTGTTATCTGCCTTCTGGTTATTCCAATTGTCTATGAATGGCTGAGTAAAAAAGGAACTAAAACCAAAGATACGAACGAAAAACAAGTAGCCGCTTAA
- a CDS encoding 2OG-Fe(II) oxygenase — protein MVFKDAHTKEATIFNHIGNKIKTEDREINIIARLEKPLVVVLGSVLDDEECDVLIQLAKERLQRSKIGGTREVSDIRTSNGAFLTDINNDLLARVQKRVSVIMGIPIEHGEGLHILNYQPGQEYKEHFDYFASTSKAASNNRIATLVIYLNDVEEGGNTFFPKLNFSVSPQKGMAVYFEYFYNDQMLNELTLHGGAPVVKGEKWLATQWMRRQKIN, from the coding sequence ATGGTTTTTAAAGATGCACATACAAAAGAAGCGACTATTTTTAACCATATTGGAAATAAAATAAAAACAGAAGACAGAGAGATTAATATCATTGCTCGATTAGAAAAACCACTTGTCGTCGTTTTAGGCTCGGTATTGGATGATGAGGAATGCGATGTACTAATTCAGTTGGCAAAAGAACGCCTTCAACGTTCTAAAATCGGAGGAACCCGAGAAGTCAGCGATATACGAACAAGCAACGGTGCGTTTTTAACAGACATCAACAATGATCTCCTTGCGAGGGTACAAAAAAGGGTATCGGTCATTATGGGGATTCCTATAGAGCACGGAGAAGGGCTTCATATTCTGAACTATCAACCGGGTCAAGAGTACAAAGAACATTTTGATTATTTCGCTTCTACAAGTAAAGCTGCGAGTAACAATCGAATCGCAACGCTTGTGATTTACTTAAATGATGTGGAAGAGGGAGGAAACACCTTTTTTCCAAAGCTAAACTTTTCTGTTAGTCCGCAAAAGGGCATGGCAGTGTACTTTGAATATTTTTATAACGATCAAATGTTAAACGAATTAACGTTGCACGGAGGAGCTCCAGTTGTAAAGGGAGAAAAGTGGTTAGCCACACAATGGATGAGAAGGCAGAAAATAAACTAA
- a CDS encoding bifunctional YncE family protein/alkaline phosphatase family protein has protein sequence MKRKNVLVAVSLATVILGSTTGYAAYTNFVGPKEDGTAVTPHGWTVTPSGEQITLGDFPMGGAISPDHRYLIVSNDGQGEQSLQVVDIKSQQVVQTVPYKSPEALYYGVVFSPDGKKVFASAGGNNKIRVYEFENGKLTEQSSIKLTNENNTNFYPAGISISQDGKFLFVANNLNHSISKIDLTSNQIVKTTPVGKHPYAAVMSHDGSSLYVSNWGESSVSIIDPNTLTIKKTIPVGLHPNAIIEDPERNMMYVSNSDSDSISLVDTKLQREIKTISVTPDNKGLTGSQPNALSLSKDGKTLYVANGGNNDVAVIDLNAGSVKGLIPTAWYPSGIYLENDKLMVLNGKGLGAGSNREGQYIGSMIKGTMSFIDVPDDQELKKYTKKVEKNNEIYKPTGFSASEKFPIPRFEGQESPIKHVIYVIKENRTYDQVFGDMEKGNGDSTLTIFGKKITPNIHKLADQFVLLDNFYANAEISAQGHNWSTAAQANDYVEKNWFANYSGRNRSYDFEGGNEAAYPKAGFLWTNAARSGVSFRSYGEFTEYDQKTGKYVASEASLGNNFDPDYPSYNLKISDLTRFDAWAEEYKQYVKNGNLPQLQIVRLPNDHTLGTKKGELTPQAMVAQNDYALGKLVEMVSHSPYWKDTAIFVTEDDAQNGWDSVDAHRTTSLVISPYTQTGNVDSTLYDTTSMLRTMEMILGMKPMTQYDASAVPMINTFTNKPNFKSFEVEQPTYPLDQKNGANAPMAAESASLDFSGVDHANPDKLNKILWKATKGDKPYPGDKSSNK, from the coding sequence ATGAAACGAAAGAATGTTCTAGTAGCAGTTTCCCTTGCAACAGTTATTCTTGGATCGACAACCGGCTATGCAGCATACACAAATTTTGTTGGACCAAAAGAAGATGGAACAGCTGTAACGCCTCATGGTTGGACAGTAACACCTTCTGGTGAGCAAATAACACTCGGGGATTTCCCAATGGGTGGCGCAATAAGTCCGGACCATCGTTATCTAATTGTTTCAAATGATGGACAAGGTGAGCAATCTTTACAAGTTGTTGATATAAAAAGTCAACAAGTTGTCCAAACGGTTCCTTACAAATCTCCAGAAGCCCTCTATTATGGAGTTGTTTTCTCACCAGATGGAAAAAAAGTATTTGCATCAGCAGGGGGTAACAATAAGATTCGGGTTTATGAGTTTGAGAATGGAAAGTTAACTGAACAGTCTTCTATTAAACTTACAAATGAAAACAATACAAACTTCTACCCTGCTGGAATTTCAATTTCACAGGATGGAAAGTTCCTCTTTGTTGCGAATAATTTAAACCACTCCATTTCAAAGATTGACCTTACCTCCAATCAAATAGTGAAAACAACCCCTGTAGGTAAGCATCCCTACGCTGCTGTTATGAGTCATGATGGAAGTTCTCTATATGTCAGCAACTGGGGTGAAAGTAGCGTTAGCATCATTGATCCTAATACTTTAACAATCAAAAAAACGATTCCTGTAGGTCTTCACCCGAATGCTATCATTGAAGACCCTGAAAGAAATATGATGTACGTATCCAATTCCGATAGTGATTCTATTTCATTGGTAGATACAAAGCTACAAAGAGAAATCAAAACAATTTCTGTAACTCCAGATAATAAGGGCCTTACAGGAAGTCAACCAAATGCCCTTTCATTAAGCAAAGATGGAAAAACGTTATACGTGGCTAATGGAGGAAATAATGATGTGGCAGTCATTGACTTGAATGCAGGCAGTGTAAAAGGTTTAATTCCAACTGCTTGGTATCCAAGCGGAATCTATTTAGAGAATGACAAATTAATGGTGCTAAATGGAAAAGGATTAGGAGCTGGTTCAAATCGAGAAGGTCAGTATATTGGCAGTATGATTAAAGGAACCATGTCTTTTATCGATGTACCTGATGATCAGGAACTAAAAAAATATACGAAAAAAGTTGAAAAGAATAATGAAATTTATAAACCAACTGGATTCAGTGCAAGTGAAAAATTTCCAATTCCTCGCTTTGAAGGACAAGAGTCACCTATTAAACATGTCATATACGTAATTAAGGAAAATCGTACGTATGATCAAGTATTTGGTGATATGGAAAAAGGAAATGGGGATTCTACCTTAACGATTTTTGGTAAAAAAATTACGCCAAATATTCACAAACTTGCAGATCAATTCGTCTTATTGGACAATTTTTACGCAAACGCTGAAATCAGCGCACAAGGTCATAACTGGTCCACAGCGGCTCAAGCCAACGATTATGTAGAGAAAAACTGGTTTGCAAACTACTCAGGTAGAAACCGTAGTTATGACTTCGAAGGAGGAAATGAAGCAGCCTACCCAAAAGCAGGATTTTTATGGACAAACGCAGCTCGTTCAGGTGTGTCCTTTAGAAGTTATGGAGAATTTACAGAATATGATCAAAAAACTGGGAAATATGTAGCTTCTGAAGCGAGCTTGGGTAATAATTTTGATCCTGATTATCCATCCTATAACCTCAAAATTTCAGATCTTACTCGTTTTGACGCTTGGGCAGAAGAATATAAGCAATATGTAAAGAATGGGAATCTTCCTCAACTGCAAATTGTACGTCTGCCTAACGACCATACTCTTGGAACAAAAAAAGGAGAACTAACTCCTCAGGCAATGGTTGCTCAAAATGATTATGCACTTGGAAAATTGGTCGAGATGGTAAGTCATTCGCCATATTGGAAAGACACAGCTATTTTTGTGACGGAAGATGACGCTCAAAATGGATGGGATTCTGTTGATGCTCATCGTACAACCTCACTTGTGATCAGCCCATATACACAAACAGGAAATGTGGACAGTACACTTTATGATACAACGTCTATGCTCCGTACGATGGAAATGATTTTGGGAATGAAGCCAATGACACAGTATGATGCTTCTGCTGTCCCAATGATTAATACTTTTACCAATAAACCTAATTTTAAATCATTTGAAGTAGAACAACCAACTTATCCACTTGACCAAAAAAACGGAGCAAATGCACCAATGGCAGCGGAATCTGCATCACTGGATTTCTCAGGAGTGGATCATGCTAATCCAGATAAACTAAACAAAATTCTTTGGAAAGCAACAAAAGGAGATAAACCTTATCCTGGCGATAAAAGTTCAAATAAATAA
- a CDS encoding DUF4256 domain-containing protein: MENEKKVLSPDQQEEILGILQVRFEKNMNRHNGFEWSNVQAKIESNSEKLWSLNEMEITGGEPDVVGYDKKADEYIFCDCSVESPKGRRSICYDREALESRKKHKPENNVMDMATAMGIELLTEEQYRKLQKLGNFDTKTSSWVKTPANIRKLGGAIFCDRRYDTVFVYHNGAESYYAGRGFRGLLRV; this comes from the coding sequence ATGGAAAATGAAAAAAAGGTGTTGTCACCCGACCAACAGGAAGAAATACTCGGAATATTGCAAGTGCGTTTCGAGAAAAACATGAATCGTCATAATGGATTTGAATGGTCGAATGTACAGGCGAAGATCGAATCCAATAGTGAAAAACTGTGGTCGCTCAATGAAATGGAGATTACTGGCGGCGAACCGGATGTTGTTGGTTATGATAAAAAGGCGGACGAGTACATTTTTTGTGATTGTTCAGTGGAAAGTCCTAAAGGGCGCAGAAGTATCTGTTACGACCGTGAAGCATTGGAATCAAGGAAAAAACATAAACCAGAAAATAACGTTATGGATATGGCTACTGCAATGGGTATTGAGCTTTTAACAGAAGAACAATACAGGAAGTTGCAGAAACTTGGAAATTTCGATACAAAAACATCAAGCTGGGTGAAAACACCTGCTAATATACGAAAACTCGGTGGAGCCATCTTTTGTGATCGTCGCTATGACACTGTCTTTGTGTACCACAATGGAGCAGAATCCTATTATGCTGGAAGAGGTTTTCGGGGCTTGCTAAGGGTCTAG